The Triticum dicoccoides isolate Atlit2015 ecotype Zavitan chromosome 6A, WEW_v2.0, whole genome shotgun sequence genome has a window encoding:
- the LOC119315965 gene encoding mitochondrial metalloendopeptidase OMA1-like, whose amino-acid sequence MNQILKKSGSAIFRLLVRCKPGVRPPQPPLRTATRSYRAYRRRLPAVSRSATTPSHGLLSEGPRRPELIHFTRGRGGEPWYLDWRKLAARVLAPGAAAIAAYYHNLETVPYTNRTHLVFLSPRIERWLGGRAFDDLKKEKAGMILPAEHYESVRVRRITSEIVRAARRTLGILVYTGLLDYFRTDAEIAAVLGHEVGHIIARHSAEAITKSLCSYAVQRLVMGRDSPDFMRGVSKLLFTLPFSRKMEIEADHIGMLLLAAAGFDPHIAIAVEEKLGKMSRKSELENYLSTHPSGKKRVQSLSQDKVLKEAMELYREASPVKEAERFSIPDPFDIRGRRSHSWKW is encoded by the exons ATGAACCAAATTTTGAAGAAATCGGGCTCCGCCATCTTCCGGCTCCTCGTGCGCTGCAAGCCGGGGGTCCGACCACCACAGCCGCCGCTGCGCACGGCCACTAGGTCCTACCGCGCCTACCGGCGGCGCTTGCCGGCGGTCTCGCGCTCGGCCACTACCCCAAGCCATGGACTCTTAAGCGAAGGGCCGCGGCGCCCGGAGCTCATCCACTTCACCCGAGGCCGCGGCGGGGAGCCGTGGTACCTCGACTGGCGGAAGTTGGCCGCGCGGGTTCTCGCCCCTGGCGCCGCGGCGATCGCCGCGTACTACCACAACCTCGAGACCGTGCCGTACACCAACCGCACCCACCTTGTGTTCCTCTCTCCCCGGATCGAGCGGTGGCTCGGCGGGCGCGCGTTCGACGATCTCAAGAAGGAGAAAGCCGGCATGATCCTACCCGCGGAACACTACGAGAGCGTGCGCGTCAGGCGCATCACCTCGGAGATCGTCCGCGCCGCCCGACGCACCCTTGGA ATCTTGGTCTACACTGGATTGCTCGACTACTTCAGAACTGACGCCGAGATCGCCGCTGTGCTAGGGCATGAG GTTGGACACATTATTGCGAGGCACTCGGCCGAGGCGATCACCAAGAGCTTGTGTTCTTATGCTGTGCAACGACTTGTCATGGGGCGGGACAGTCCAGACTTCATGAGGGGTGTATCGAAATTACTATTCACGCTGCCCTTCTCACGAAA GATGGAGATAGAGGCAGATCACATTGGAATGCTGCTACTTGCTGCAGCTGGTTTCGATCCACACATAGCCATTGCAGTCGAAGAGAAGCTAGGAAAGATGTCAAGAAAATCAGAATTGGAAAACTACCTCTCCACTCACCCTTCAGGTAAGAAAAGAGTGCAGTCCTTGTCGCAGGACAAAGTCTTGAAGGAAGCGATGGAATTATACAGGGAAGCTAGTCCCGTCAAAGAAGCTGAACGTTTCTCCATTCCTGACCCCTTCGATATTAGGGGCAGGCGAAGCCATAGTTGGAAATGGTAG
- the LOC119317787 gene encoding blue copper protein-like: MASSSALIALLVVLGCAAAASAATFTVGDGQGWTTGANYATWASGKTFAVGDKLVFNYASQAHTVTEVTKSEYDACSSNANGDNSGATTMTLKAGANYYICTIGTHCAAGMKLAVTAGDSSPGTPAAGTPPTTPSGSGGSRVRMEAGPVLAATAGVLLKLALF; encoded by the exons ATGGCCTCGTCCTCCGCGCTGATCGCGCTCCTTGTTGTCCTTGGCTGCGCTGCGGCGGCCTCCGCGGCCACGTTCACCGTCGGAGATGGGCAAGGGTGGACGACCGGCGCCAACTACGCCACCTGGGCCAGCGGCAAGACCTTCGCGGTTGGAGACAAGCTCG TGTTCAACTACGCGAGCCAGGCCCACACAGTGACCGAAGTCACCAAGAGCGAGTACGACGCCTGCTCCAGCAACGCCAACGGTGACAACAGCGGCGCCACCACCATGACCCTCAAAGCCGGCGCGAACTACTACATCTGCACCATCGGCACCCACTGCGCCGCCGGCATGAAGCTAGCCGTCACCGCCGGCGACTCCAGCCCCGGTACCCCCGCGGCGGGGACGCCGCCCACCACCCCGTCCGGGTCCGGCGGCTCCCGCGTGCGCATGGAGGCCGGCCccgtcctcgcggccaccgccGGCGTCCTCCTCAAGCTCGCCCTCTTCTGA